A single window of Triplophysa rosa linkage group LG2, Trosa_1v2, whole genome shotgun sequence DNA harbors:
- the kntc1 gene encoding kinetochore-associated protein 1 isoform X1 — protein MWNNVELLPNEDTNTVRLYSDAEQESANALYQVDTLVKISSSEKVLSNPKVYASSNPNCSIVVADTAVFLFDPSFQTVLIHLCFDTLVDAVTVCPQGQFLLIGERNGRLHIVYVPLKKTVLTKTLQQQNSSDGDETTFKSLILHVTPSSAGLYDLYLVVHDGFLHISNLALGKIQKAIEDMNLGALNEIQAHIAINFYSTKEIHEDGCISAGLVCFGSTVHLLIGADGSSVLSHWSMSHGQTSLTLTNHLDSALMSGVKKIHVVDNLIYVLNKEGMLSLLDLHSFIVMCCWPDQYIVDLLLTSDRNSKSFTTQNDTLKILTLVVEEHKPYSRKLVVQSLPSMEIFYSLKVSAESWLIQKGISMDTMYLLERILPDTKSRHGDPVSTIVIRCFTEALPENRLSRLLYKHKFEEAEKFAKAFELDVELVYKVKMNVVLEKLILASGSDLSHEWAELIEEAKTNLMKIMDEQFVVQYCLTASWPTISIAEEMLNYVSNRFPCSQVQIAMAKLATFSSMYGPNSFEGVSWIEFLNSNDYLKDILNLLRDGNLSGAQYLWLRHEGEFASDFDETSLNALLGSMPSDVPSHDLSLWFKGVVVPFVRRVLPTGQKILARWLEQRARNLELTEKNDWPHNGLALAELGLPSLWSSMGLVDKCGTEDVQNLQALVTNLRQLCDLYTKYNCHLSLSDYERGSTRSMAFLMLDKVQAPELIPAVIKSSVRPYALENRLDLDQTLLHYIKDLLECCSSQITSLFTEWEAKAVSVLNCMTDTNKVMDAVIEIMYKAVVPWSDTIEELVQQHLEKEHPKQELLREGYRLMEIKKLLRCYGIRSLALSNSREIMMLVRHILKQDLPSSLQDSLKLAEAYKLHQAKIYHLHCIQLIQHNKREKCIELLKNLPHSDAEYVIERMACWARLELQDKRHISKEHKQLQMLTSQIMVEALKYLQRIQTDDAFKRTECENNTKMFAAIAHLQEDFDIFLTPAEYDDPVVRHKFSQQLITAYENTQAWRRSGKQHPDKVSTNRVDDDTTIANDPDGKTKSLSTEAGLHRLARQLQKTEQELWANLALRALDAGDVEKALKILGELYQHHPSSSTGKVLFNTAQRLCQMLEENVPMVLPEKVNLPAVVNRLACQAITICHSDLLLDCLELCKSTRSAADVYRQCQIEDFGFFAKESASSGEEDAYTESSLQDVFNEDGIVLDPVSVLPLQYKITTNLLPLSDSRLYPFDCSCLSYCTLKAGSDLVSPLLNPMASMLQTLQECSQLELALRLLMESYGSILLHFVSNNMDLSLSMKLHSSNRLARDKQTLDQIEKTALTSVTLVVFSLLQKVLNWRVVDSDLAIGLCTILSKAAVVDILWKMISSAWQNYAKIKAVAMVGAHLSLLYKDEEERKKFLSVITDAEWGIQLGRLGVSIQSVFGQCTETKRNLIPTLVKKKSMTPDIILQYCSAFDLDQDSAINLYITTLLLQDDACYETEEAGDRDPNDAQRGYKQQGSDDMLERALQIVPQLSSTRDLVISLNTALTKLSPYNYERIERVLKTIQMAEESTTLLPLGQMMGLLQHLKSHRRISPPADLESSYLLENCLEPTALSNTRLPFHLLFQTNHAFWKIVSPELSEETLPTLLLICKLMKVNLDKLYVLAVNHVFKKNLLPLVMEQSKRIQHMDPSREMSTVTQNIFRHVLCIQNLELAAATVHKIAQDLPAGAEKTVFLKFSLELVHKLLKSDTLEENLKERGEALTSKLQLQYQRSATENALLSSQLGSSELLKLTGLPGRLIVALFEHGSVIERMKNPAGQTYPDIHSVAKEIASINGVDLLKIRNVLLEKWLCKTGQPNAKDISHPDYVTDVNDDPDLMRVVYLLQMHPMDISARLLSPILTAQTWPLGGSGLRLTFEHHSRALLCLTHLADTATLEALSNQPSSKIKYYLKCFVYLGQLEALNIPYTLEMFMSSPKEGMIKGLWKNHSSEPQAVRLVADLCLEYQVYDLQLWNSVLQKLLSFNMTGYLQKVLEALIAVPSLLEGQGLSRTWRNVIQAPFLTASLPLSPQQQDIMYKTFALLLKCPFLLTLDLVAIAKRFSQFNMQAFSLGVLLLIPCVSKKKPHIQSFLSSCNPTLILDQVEETMTTGELAGIPSQIRDNVFMFLCGNGRAQTLIKTKHFTHLKRHLITKANSDIVEDLLNCLVQQNSEEEAVSFAQEYLTYRELKGGEASDAVREFLEKTMESRGTKN, from the exons GTGTTGTCTAATCCGAAGGTTTATGCCTCCAGTAATCCAAACTGCAGCATTGTTGTGGCAGACACGGCTGTGTTTCTCTTTGATCCTAGTTTTCAAACTGTTCTCATCCATCTGTGTTTTG ACACTTTGGTCGATGCAGTTACCGTTTGTCCCCAAGGACAGTTTCTGCTGATCGGAGAGAGAAATGGAAGACTGCACATCGTCTATGTCCCTCTGAAAAAGACTGTGCTGACCAAA ACCCTCCAACAACAAAACTCTTCTGATGGTGATGAGACAACCTTCAAAAGCCTTATACTACATGTGACACCAAGTTCTGCTG gATTGTATGATCTCTACCTTGTTGTTCACGATGGTTTCCTACACATATCCAATCTTGCTTTGGGAAAGATTCAAAAAG CAATTGAAGACATGAATCTGGGGGCATTAAATGAG ATCCAAGCTCACATAGCCATCAACTTCTACTCAACTAAAGAGATTCATGAAGATGGCTGCATCTCAGCAGGTCTGGTCTGCTTTGGAAGCACAGTTCACCTTCTGATCGGG GCTGATGGTTCAAGTGTTCTTTCACATTGGAGCATGAGTCATGGCCAGACATCACTGACTCTCACAAATCACCTGGATTCTGCTTTAATGTCAG GGGTGAAGAAGATTCATGTTGTAGATAATTTGATTTATGTTCTAAACAAAGAG GGTATGCTCAGTTTATTGGACTTGCACTCGTTCATTGTGATGTGTTGTTGGCCGGATCAATACATTGTGGATCTTCTGCTTACATCAGACAGAAACTCCAAATCTTTTACAAC GCAAAATGACACCCTTAAAATTCTGACTCTGGTGGTTGAAGAACACAAG CCTTATTCTAGGAAGCTTGTGGTTCAGTCCTTGCCCTCTATGGAGATTTTCTACTCACTGAAAGTTTCTGCTGAGTCTTGGTTGATCCAGAAGGGGATCAGTATG GACACAATGTATTTGCTGGAAAGGATTTTGCCTGACAcaaagag caGACATGGAGATCCGGTCTCTACTATTGTGATAAGATGCTTTACAGAAGCTTTACCAGAGAACAG aCTGAGTAGACTTCTTTACAAGCACAAGTTTGAAGAAGCAGAGAAATTTGCGAAAGCATTTGAACTTGACGTTGAG CTCGTGTATAAAGTGAAGATGAATGTTGTGCTGGAAAAACTCATTTTAGCGTCAGGCAGCGATTTAAGCCATGAGTGGGCCGAGCTCATTGAAGAGGCTAAAACCAACCTGATGAAGATTATG GACGAGCAGTTTGTGGTGCAGTACTGCCTCACTGCTTCCTGGCCAACAATTAGCATAGCTGAAGAGATGTTGAATTATGTCTCCAATCGCTTCCCATGCTCCCAGGTCCAGATCGCCATGGCAAAACTTGCCACCTTCTCCAGCATGTATGGACCCAACAGCTTTGA GGGAGTGTCATGGATTGAGTTTTTGAACAGCAACGATTATCTGAAAGACATCCTTAATCTTCTGAGGGATGGAAATCTTAGCGGAGCGCAGTACTTATGGCTACGACATGAG GGAGAGTTTGCCAGTGATTTCGATGAGACCTCTCTGAATGCTCTGTTGGGCTCAATGCCATCGGACGTCCCATCACACGACCTCAGTCTGTGGTTTAAGGGTGTGGTCGTCCCATTCGTGAGGAGAGTTTTGCCCACAGGACAG AAAATTCTTGCTAGATGGTTGGAGCAGCGTGCCAGGAATCTAGAGTTAACAGAAAAG AATGACTGGCCTCATAATGGCCTCGCTTTGGCTGAACTGGGCTTACCTTCCCTGTGGAGCTCCATGGGTTTG GTTGATAAATGTGGGACAGAAGACGTGCAAAATCTTCAGGCACTGGTGACAAATCTCCGTCAGCTATGTGACCTCTACACCAAATATAACTGCCATCTTTCACTGTCTGACTATGAGAGG gGAAGCACACGCAGTATGGCCTTTCTGATGCTGGATAAGGTTCAGGCTCCAGAACTCATTCCTGCTGTGATCAAGAGCAGCGTTCGGCCCTACGCTCTGGAGAACAGACTGGACCTGGATCAGACCCTCCTGCACTACATCAAG GATTTGCTGGAGTGCTGTAGCTCTCAGATCACTTCTCTCTTCACTGAATGGGAGGCAAAAGCCGTCTCGGTGTTGAACTGCATGACGGACACCAAT AAGGTGATGGATGCTGTGATTGAGATCATGTATAAGGCGGTGGTGCCTTGGAGCGACACCATCGAGGAACTCGTTCAACAGCACTTGGAGAAGGAGCATCCAAA ACAGGAGCTGCTGCGAGAGGGTTATAGACTGATGGAAATAAAGAAGCTTCTCAGATGCTATGGCATCCGCAGCTTAGCCCTGTCCAACTCTCGTGAGATCATG ATGCTTGTGAGGCATATTCTGAAGCAGGATCTGCCCAGCTCCCTCCAGGACTCTCTGAAGTTAGCAGAAGCCTACAAACTTCACCAGGCCAAGATCTATCATCTTCACTGTATTCAGCTTATACAGCATAACAAG AGAGAGAAGTGCATCGAGCTGTTGAAGAATCTGCCTCATTCAGATGCTGAATATGTGATCGAGCGCATGGCCTGCTGGGCAAGACTTGAGCTTCAGGACAAACGACACATTTCTAAAGAG CACAAGCAGCTGCAGATGCTCACATCACAGATTATGGTTGAAGCTTTGAAGTACCTGCAGAGAATTCAGACAG ATGATGCCTTCAAGAGAACAGAGTGCGAGAACAATACGAAGATGTTCGCAGCCATTGCTCATCTACAG GAGGACTTCGACATCTTCCTGACTCCGGCAGAGTACGACGATCCAGTAGTGAGACACAAGTTTAGCCAGCAGCTCATCACGGCATACGAGAACACGCAGGCTTGGCGACGTTCTGGAAAACAACACCCTGACAAGGTGTCCACCAACCGAGTCGATGACGATACCACCATAGCCAATGATCCAGATGGCAAAACAAAATCTCTCTCCACTGAAGCCGGCCTCCACCGGCTGGCCAGACAGCTGCAGAAGACCGAGCAGGAGCTGTGGGCCAACTTGGCGCTGAGGGCTTTGGATGCTGGAGATGTGGAGAAAGCGCTAAAGATCCTCGG TGAACTGTACCAGCATCACCCAAGCTCCAGCACGGGAAAAGTCCTGTTTAACACCGCCCAGCGACTCTGCCAAATGCTGGAGGAGAACGTGCCCATGGTTCTGCCCGAGAAAGTGAATCTCCCTGCCGTCGTTAACAGGCTGGCGTGCCAGGCCATCACCATCTGCCACAGCG ACCTTCTGCTTGACTGTCTGGAGTTGTGCAAAAGCACCAGAAGCGCCGCAGATGTGTACAGACAGTGTCAGATTGAAGATTTTGGATTTTTCGCTAAG GAATCCGCTTCGAGTGGTGAGGAGGATGCATACACCGAGTCCAGTTTACAAGACGTGTTTAATGAAGACGGTATTGTGCTGGATCCAGTGTCAGTGCTGCCGCTTCAGTATAAAATCACCACCAATCTGTTGCCTCTGTCAG ATTCGAGGCTTTATCCTTTCGACTGTTCGTGTCTGTCATACTGCACTCTCAAAGCAG GTAGTGATTTGGTCAGTCCTTTGCTAAATCCCATGGCCTCTATGTTACAAACACTCCAGGAGTGCAGTCAGCTGGAACTGGCTCTGAGACTTCTGATGGAGTCTTACGGCAGTATATTACTGCACTTTGTCTCCAACAACATGGACCTCTCTCTGAGCATGAAA CTGCACTCCAGCAACCGCTTGGCCAGAGACAAACAGACTCTTGACCAAATCGAGAAAACGGCTCTTACGTCTGTCACTTTGGTCGTGTTCTCATTGTTACAGAAg GTGCTCAACTGGAGGGTGGTCGACTCGGACTTGGCCATTGGACTTTGTACCATTTTGTCCAAAGCGGCAGTCGTGGATATTTTATGGAAGATGATCAGCAGCGCCTGGCAAAATTATGCCAAGATTAAG GCTGTTGCTATGGTGGGAGCCCATCTGAGTTTATTATATAAAGATGAAGAGGAGAGAAAAAAGTTTCTGTCCGTCATCACTGATGCTGAGTGGGGCATTCAGCTGGGCAGACTTGGG GTTTCTATTCAGTCTGTGTTTGGGCAGTGCACAGAGACGAAGAGAAACTTGATTCCTACACTTGTAAAGAAGAAAAGCATGACACCGGACATTATACTGCAGTACTGCAG CGCGTTTGATCTGGACCAGGATTCTGCCATCAACCTCTACATCACAACACTACTGCTGCAGGACGACGCGTGTTATGAGACGGAGGAGGCCGGAGATCGCGACCCCAATGATGCCCAGCGGGGCTATAAACAACAAGGAAGTGATGACATGCTGGAGCGTGCCCTACAGATCGTTCCTCAGCTCAGCTCGACCAGAGACCTCGTGATCAGTCTCAACACAGCATTGACCAAG CTGAGTCCTTACAATTATGAGCGGATTGAGAGAGTGCTCAAAACCATTCAGATGGCGGAGGAGAGCACCACGCTGTTACCTCTCGGTCAG ATGATGGGATTACTGCAACACTTGAAGTCCCACAGAAGAATCTCTCCCCCTGCCGACCTGGAGAGCTCTTACCTGTTGGAGAACTGTTTGGAACCCACGGCTCTGTCAAACACCCGCCTGCCCTTTCACCTGCTCTTCCAGACCAACCACGCCTTCTGGAAGATCGTTT CTCCAGAGCTCAGCGAAGAGACTTTACCCACCTTACTTCTCATCTGTAAACTCATGAAG GTTAATCTCGACAAGCTGTATGTTTTGGCTGTGAACCATGTGTTTAAGAAGAATCTGTTGCCTTTGGTGATGGAACAGTCCAAACGAATCCAGCACATGGATCCTTCCAGAGAAATGTCCACCGTCACCCAGAACATCTTTAGACACGTGCTGTGCATCCAGAATCTGGAACTGGCTGCTGCCACAGTCCATAAGATCGCTCAGGACCTTCCCGCGG GTGCGGAAAAAacagttttcttaaagtttagCTTGGAGCTTGTTCACAAGTTGCTCAAGTCAGATACTCTGGAG GAGAATCTGAAGGAGCGTGGGGAGGCGCTCACCTCTAAACTACAGCTGCAGTACCAGCGCTCGGCCACAGAGAACGCCCTCCTGTCGTCTCAGCTCGGCTcctcagagctcctgaagctcacGGGTCTGCCCGGCCGTCTCATTGTAGCTCTTTTTGAGCACGGCTCTGTGATCGAGCGCATGAAGAATCCTGCGGGCCAGACTTACCCTG ATATTCACAGCGTGGCCAAAGAGATCGCTTCCATCAATGGTGTGGATCTTCTGAAGATCCGGAACGTTCTTTTGGAGAAGTGGCTGTGTAAAACCGGTCAGCCTAATGCGAAG GACATCAGTCATCCGGACTACGTCACTGATGTAAATGATGACCCTGACCTCATGAG ggtAGTGTATTTGTTGCAGATGCATCCCATGGATATAAGTGCCCGTTTGCTCAGTCCCATCCTGACGGCTCAGACATGG CCGTTAGGAGGATCAGGACTGCGTTTGACCTTTGAGCATCACAGTCGGGCTCTGCTCTGTCTcactcatttagcagacacgGCGACATTGGAGGCACTTTCAAATCAACCCAGCAGCAAAATCAA ATATTATTTGAAGTGCTTTGTGTATCTTGGTCAGTTGGAGGCGCTCAACATTCCTTATACCCTGGAGATGTTCATGAGCAGCCCAAAGGAAGGCATGATCAAGGGTTTGTGGAAGAACCACAGCAGCGAACCTCAG GCTGTGCGTCTTGTGGCAGATCTTTGTTTGGAGTATCAGGTTTATGATCTTCAGCTGTGGAACAGTGTCCTGCAAAAACTTCTGTCATTCAACATG ACGGGCTACTTGCAGAAGGTTCTTGAAGCTCTCATAGCAGTGCCCAGTCTTCTAGAG GGGCAAGGTCTGTCCAGAACCTGGCGTAATGTCATTCAAGCCCCTTTCCTGACAG CCTCTCTTCCTCTCAGCCCTCAACAGCAAGACATCATGTATAAGACGTTTGCCCTCTTATTAAA aTGCCCGTTTTTGTTGACGCTGGATCTGGTTGCCATTGCCAAGCGGTTTTCTCAGTTTAATATGCAGGCCTTCTCTTTGGGCGTCCTTCTGCTCATACCTTGCGTCAGTAAAAAGAAACCGCACATTCAG AGCTTTCTGTCGTCCTGTAACCCAACCCTCATTCTGGATCAAGTAGAAGAAACCATGACCACCGGAGAACTCGCCGGCATTCCTTCACAG ATCAGAGACAACGTCTTTATGTTTCTTTGTGGAAATGGTCGTGCTCAGACTTTAATAAAGACCAAACACTTCACTCACCTGAAGAGGCATCTGATCACAAAGGCTAACAGTGATATAGTGGAGGATCTTCTGAACTGCCTCGTGCAGCAAAACAG TGAAGAGGAGGCAGTGTCTTTTGCTCAGGAATATTTGACATACAGAGAGCTGAAGGGAGGGGAAGCGTCTGATGCTGTCAGG GAGTTTTTGGAGAAAACAATGGAATCCAGAGGCACAAAGAACTAA